A DNA window from Brassica napus cultivar Da-Ae chromosome C1, Da-Ae, whole genome shotgun sequence contains the following coding sequences:
- the LOC106435514 gene encoding calcium-dependent protein kinase 15, with translation MGCFSSKHRRTQSDVVNGNVQRSIPTNQSQTHVPRDVTAHSSIPTNQSQTHVSRDATEPQIPTTTQNHHHNPQEQQESKPVNQPIEEYQVFKPLKPIALLETETILGKPFEQIKRLYTLGHELGRGQFGITYTCKENSTGNTYACKSILKRKLTRKQDRDDVKKEIQIMQHLSGQKNIVEIRGAYEDRQSIHLVMELCGGGELFDRIIAQGHYSERAAAGVIRSVLNVVQICHFMGVMHRDLKPENFLLSSKDEDAMLKATDFGLSVFIEEGKVYRDIVGSAYYVAPEVLRRSYGKEIDIWSAGIILYILLCGVPPFWAETEKGIFEEIIKGEIDFESQPWPSISESAKDLVRKLLTMDPRKRISAAQALEHPWIRGGEAPDNPIDSAVLSRMKQFRAMNKLKKLALKVIAESLSEEEIKGLKTMFANMDTDQSGTITYEELKTGLARLGSKLSEAEVKQLMEAADVDGNGTIDYIEFISATMHRYRLDRDEHLFKAFQYFDKDNSGFITMDELKSAMKEYGMGDETSIKEVIAEVDTDNDGRINYEEFCAMMRSGTTQPQQGKTSSIPLID, from the exons ACCGAGCCTCAAATCCCGACAACGACTCAGAATCATCATCATAATCCACAAGAACAACAAGAATCCAAACCCGTTAATCAGCCAATCGAAGAGTATCAGGTTTTCAAACCATTGAAACCCATCGCTCTCCTAGAAACAGAGACGATCCTAGGCAAACCCTTCGAACAGATCAAGAGACTCTACACGCTAGGTCACGAGCTAGGTCGAGGGCAGTTCGGTATAACCTACACTTGCAAGGAGAACTCAACGGGAAACACGTACGCGTGCAAGTCCATACTCAAACGAAAGCTAACGAGGAAGCAAGACAGAGACGACGTCAAGAAAGAGATTCAGATCATGCAGCATTTGTCTGGACAAAAGAACATCGTCGAGATCAGAGGCGCTTACGAGGATAGACAGTCGATACATCTTGTGATGGAGCTGTGTGGTGGGGGTGAGTTGTTCGATAGGATCATAGCTCAGGGTCATTACTCGGAGAGAGCAGCTGCTGGTGTTATTAGATCGGTGCTGAATGTTGTGCAGATTTGCCATTTCATGGGTGTGATGCATCGTGATCTCAAGCCTGAGAATTTCTTGCTCAGTAGTAAAGATGAGGATGCTATGCTTAAGGCTACTGACTTTGGATTGTCTGTGTTCATTGAAGAAG GGAAAGTGTACAGAGATATAGTAGGAAGTGCTTATTATGTTGCTCCTGAAGTATTAAGACGAAGTTACGGCAAAGAGATCGATATTTGGAGTGCAGGGATTATTCTTTACATTTTGCTTTGTGGTGTGCCTCCTTTTTGGGCAG AAACTGAGAAGGGGATATTTGAGGAGATAATAAAAGGAGAAATTGATTTTGAGAGCCAGCCATGGCCTTCTATATCTGAGAGTGCTAAAGACCTTGTGAGGAAGTTGCTCACTATGGACCCTAGGAAACGAATCTCTGCGGCACAAGCTCTTG AGCATCCTTGGATCAGAGGCGGAGAAGCGCCGGATAATCCTATTGATAGTGCTGTGTTATCTCGGATGAAGCAGTTCCGAGCAATGAACAAGCTTAAGAAGCTAGCTCTAAAG GTTATTGCTGAAAGTCTATCAGAAGAAGAAATCAAAGGTCTTAAAACCATGTTTGCGAATATGGATACTGATCAAAGTGGCACTATCACTTACGAAGAACTCAAAACCGGGCTGGCTAGACTCGGTTCTAAACTCTCTGAAGCTGAAGTTAAACAACTCATGGAAGCT gCTGATGTAGACGGTAATGGAACAATCGACTACATTGAGTTTATCTCAGCAACGATGCATAGATACAGATTGGACCGAGATGAGCACTTGTTCAAAGCTTTCCAGTACTTTGACAAAGACAACAGCGG GTTTATAACAATGGATGAGTTAAAGTCAGCAATGAAAGAGTATGGTATGGGAGATGAAACTAGCATCAAAGAAGTTATAGCAGAAGTAGATACAGATAAT GATGGAAGAATAAACTATGAAGAATTCTGCGCGATGATGAGAAGTGGTACCACACAGCCACAACAAGGGAAGACTTCTTCCATTCCATTGATTGATTAG
- the LOC106435511 gene encoding peroxidase 42 produces the protein MGGKGAMMVAMLCLWALSATTEAVVMEEEPGLMMNFYKDTCPQAEDIIREQVKLLYKRHKNTAFSWLRNIFHDCAVESCDASLLLDSTRRELGEKEHDRSFGLRNFRYIEEIKEALERECPGVVSCSDILVLSAREGIEAVGGPHIPLKTGRRDGRKSRTDMLESYLPDHNESISVVLEKFKSIGIDTPGLVALLGSHSVGRTHCVKLVHRLYPEVDPSLNPDHVPHMLHKCPDSIPDPKAVQYVRNDRGTPMVLDNNYYRNILDNKGLLLVDHQLAHDKRTRPIVKKMAKDQAYFFKEFTRAIQILSENNPLTGSKGEIRKQCNLANKIH, from the exons ATGGGAGGAAAAGGTGCGATGATGGTGGCGATGCTTTGCCTTTGGGCACTCTCTGCAACAACCGAAGCAGTTGTAATGGAGGAGGAGCCAGGCTTGATGATGAACTTCTACAAGGACACGTGTCCTCAGGCTGAAGACATCATCCGTGAACAAGTCAAACTCCTTTACAAACGCCACAAGAACACCGCTTTCTCTTGGCTCCGTAACATCTTCCACGACTGCGCCGTCGAG TCATGTGATGCGTCGCTTTTGCTGGATTCAACAAGAAGAGAGCTAGGAGAGAAAGAACACGACAGGAGCTTCGGTCTGAGAAACTTTAGATACATTGAGGAGATTAAAGAAGCTCTCGAGAGGGAGTGCCCTGGTGTTGTCTCATGTTCCGACATCCTCGTCTTGTCCGCAAGAGAAGGCATCGAAGCA GTGGGAGGACCACATATTCCCTTGAAAACAGGAAGGAGAGATGGACGTAAGAGCAGGACTGATATGCTTGAGTCTTACCTTCCCGACCACAACGAGAGTATCTCCGTCGTTCTTGAGAAGTTCAAGTCCATCGGTATCGACACTCCCGGCCTTGTCGCCCTCCTCG GATCACACAGCGTGGGAAGAACTCACTGTGTGAAGCTGGTGCACCGTTTGTACCCTGAGGTGGACCCATCCTTGAACCcggaccacgtccctcacatgCTCCACAAGTGTCCCGACTCGATCCCTGACCCAAAGGCGGTCCAGTATGTGCGTAATGACCGTGGTACACCTATGGTACTAGACAACAACTACTACCGTAACATCCTAGACAACAAGGGTTTGCTCCTTGTGGACCACCAGCTCGCACACGACAAACGAACCAGACCAATTGTTAAGAAGATGGCTAAGGACCAGGCTTACTTCTTCAAGGAGTTCACTAGAGCCATCCAGATCTTGTCCGAGAACAACCCTTTGACTGGTTCCAAGGGTGAGATCAGGAAGCAGTGCAATCTGGCAAACAAGATTCACTGA